The Oryzias melastigma strain HK-1 linkage group LG15, ASM292280v2, whole genome shotgun sequence genome includes the window AACAGCTGGGACCTTTATTATACACACACTCTGTCTCTCACATAATCACAGCAACATTTCAGTCAGAGGAGCTTTAAAGtagcagcaaaaacacaatgtcTCTCTAAGATTACATATTTAAAGacataacagttttaaaacttttttttcaaaatataaactttgTGTCGCCCACCTGTCTAGACTGAGAGAAGAGAAGAACCCTGTGGCCTTGTTTGAACCAGAGCCGAAGCAGGGACTCCACCACTATCAGTTTCCCTGAGCGTTTCCAAAAGCCAAAGTGTTCCTCCTCTGTGAGCTGGTCCTCTGGGATTCCCTTCAGCATCCGAGGGCCACCCGAGAACAGATCCGGGTGGTTACAAATCTTACGCAGTGCGATCAAACCCGAGAACACCTGAGAAGaaagaggaaataaatgaaGACAAACCATTACCTTTAAGAGGAAACAGCCAGTGACAACACATTGATCAAGTTTAGTGCATTTTGCAATGTTGTACCtttaaacaaatacacacatttacTTTAGTCTACAGGAATGAATTACATAATTTATTTAGGGACGATAAAGGCTGAGTTTCGTGATGAGGGCCCAGCGGCCACTGCATTAGTAATGGTGGTTAATGGACTGAGAGTGACCACTGAATGTATCTTTAagagtgtgtgtgcgtgcacaaTCTGGTCAGCCCCATCTCTTCCTCCACGCCTATTTGGTCAGTGGTGATAAATGGTAGTTTGTCTCTCTAGAGTCCAGCTAATGTGAGAGGAACAACTGGACAGTTCTTCAAGGGAGCAACACAAATacaacatttcttaaaaatacaGACAAACCCGTTTGAATGTAGAtttctttgtaaacaaacaaaacaaaagagtttAGGAACTCACCTGCATGTCACCATTAAGTATTTGGTAGACTTCTTTGGAATCTAAGAAGCTCTGGTAGACCTGCCGCTGCTCCTCTGTTAGTCTGCAAAACAGCacctaaagaaacaaacacactgaTGTGAGTCTAAGGCTATGGTCACGACAGGCTTGGAAATGCGgtttcaagcgaccacttccaatgaaaagtctacgtaaacgCGGGTATATGTGCGTTTCAGGTCAGTTTTCGGGCTCTAccaacagaaaatgtgaaattctACCAGCTGAACTTTAACCAAACAGGAACTCAGATTCAGTTGTGCTCGGAAGAgcaaaccatttgaaaattggtcatgTAGGAGAACTTAATTGTGGTTTGCGCCCTGCTAGAACTATGTGacaccatatatatatatatatatatatcggcATAaagctgggaaagaaaaagtctggatcAAGATTTGCACATTCATGAACGCGCATCACAAGCCCAGTGTATACGTAGCACAAGTTTGAAATGGACAGTGAAAATCCACTTTAAAGCCACTTGATGAAGTGAACTGAGTGAGAACCGAAATGATTGGGAAGCTTTGTGGTTTTTAAAGCGAACACAGTCCTCAGGGACTGATCTTAATGAGCAGGAGTGGGCAGAGAAGTCAACCAGCATCAGGCAGGAGGACAGACTGGAGACCAGCCTCTTTAATGAATACTAGCTTCTTTTACTTTACCAGGACTTTATTAGCTGGTTTTACCTGACAAAGCCATCTATACAAATTCATTTAACACACATTAATCAAGCTCTCTGCAGATGGAGAGCATCACAATGCATAAACATCTGTGTTGTTTCAGGGTTTTTGAGTTTGATTACCTGCTCATTCTTGTCGGGTAAGGAGAGGTTGGCCTTGACATCAGCCTTCATTCTTCTGAGCAGGTAAGGATTTATGGTGTCCCTCAGCACACACGCACACTTGTATGCCGTCTGGACCTGCGTATTGACAACAGTTAGACCTTAGAGGCTGAGAAAAACTCCTATCTTCACGGTTCCTGAGCTCTGACAGTCGACCTGATGTCCCACTCAATGTTGCGAACCATTAAACATTAGTACTTTTTTGGTCCCTGGGGtcaaaacacttttctttcatCACAATAGCTGAACATCTCAATTTGAAGAAGGGGGTTGGTAGGAGTTAAGAAATCCCCCACTCCACGGTAAAGGGTCTGCTCCACTTTATCCAGACTCTGTGCTAAAAGCCAGTTTCCTCTTTAAACATTAACTCTCTGGGAGTCCACGGGGGGATCAAAGACACCGTTGGCAGTGCTGGAGGGGACAATAAAATGGGGAGGGGGGATCCAGGGGCTAAATGGAGGTGAGTTTGGAAAGCAGCCGAAGAGGATCAAGCGATCTCAGCACAAGCTGCTGAGTGGATTCACATCGAATGTGGGGGGGGAGTCACAAATGCACATTTCAGTAATGGATCCAATATCCACATGCTCATCAGGCCCCACCCCTAAGCTATACATTTTCCCAAACAGATATTTGCACATACATTCTCTTTATGTATCAACAGAGAGGCCCGCTCTGCTGCTCGGAGGATTTCAGGATAAAGCAGCAAAGCTTTGCCCTCTCTGACCAtttaataacattaataatTAGTAAAGGTTTTTATTATCGACAGCGGAAAAAGCATCAATAGCCAGCCTAAATAATTAAATCTGTACAGTCAGTGGGTTAATAACGATTGAACACTAATGACGAAGGGCTACAATTTAGATGCCTCTTTACTTTAGCCTCTTTCTCTCTCACACATTAAGGAGGAACTGAAGTTCCTTCATATGAGCCTACATTATCCAGCGCTCCTTTTAATGGGTCTGTTGTTGCACTGTCTCCTCCTCTAAGCTGCTTCCTTCAAAACTGTgagtttcaaaataattcaGTACTTCAAAGCTGTAGCAGGAGCTCTCTGTTCCTGTACCTGCACAGGTGAGGCATTGCTGTATCCTCCCATGGTAATTGGCACAGAGAATTGCTCCATGAAGACGGGCAGCGTCCCGAGTTTCCCAGGAAAGACGAAGTCGAACAGAGACCACAGCTCCTTCAAATTGTTCTGCATCGGTGATCCGGACAGTATGAACCTGTGAGGAGTGTGAAACTGCACAAACAAAGGATGTCAGGTACACTTTACAGTGAAAGAATTAGTGCAGGGAAAGCTTCTCTCCACATagaactctaaaataaaataaaataaaataattataataaactgAATTGATCTTTAATCAAACAAGACAAAATCAATTAGCCAAATCCATAAATAAATTGCccattaaagtaatttaaattttgttttcagacagaaatacactaatttagtttttaattataagAATTTCTAATTTCACTCAAGAAATCACAAGTTATGagaaaacaattttactttaacaaaatacattactttaatataaaacaggaaaatacaTTCATATTATTAGAATTGATCAAATCCAGTAGTGAACTTGTAAATCAGTATGAAACTGATTAAATAGTTTGTGAAGTAATAAACAGCCCTTCTCCAAAGGAACTATAGAGCAAACACACCTGCTTGCAAGCAGTAGTGACTGCAGCATTTGGATTCCTGATCTTGTGACCCTCGTCTAGTATGATGTAGTGCCAGTCGTAACGTATTAGGATGTCCTGCAGATTCCTTACAGCTGAATATGAGGTAATGAGGATACCGTGACATGAGGCTATTTCTGGAATCAGTTTTTCctataagacagaaaaaaagaacagaaacatttgaatTGTCTGTATACTTGAAATGTGTcaattaactgtttttaaaagactCAGGGAATTCAACAGATTCTATAAGACTTTAAGACCCACTTCGATCACCGTTTgagctatttttaaaagaattcccagtgtttttttttttttttaattatggttatgttgtttttagccaaaattgaaaaaaaacttgtgtcgttttcaagGATATACGGTAGTCAAAATCCATGCATACTCAAAAATACTCCGAAATACTCAAAAGTGCAATTTTGAGATTAATGTAAGGCactagaacatgttataaacaccaaaaaaatgattttgatcaGAGTAGATATTTAAGTGTAAAGTGTACGAAGGATTAAAAGGGTTACTGGAGAATTCTTCTTTATTCTATTATGTATTTTGTGCACCCAAAAGTAaattaacatatatatatttttttacctttttgctGGTGAAGGAGCCCGTTTCATGGAGAACAGCAACTCTGAACGGTGGCCACCAGGTGTGAAACTCTTTAACCCACTGGTGCATGACTGTAGCCGGACAAACAATAACTGTTGGACCCAAACCAGCATATCTGAGAAACCaccaagaaagaaagaaaaaaataagggagattttagtaaatatttgctggactgaagcagaaacaaatggaaaaaaagaaaacaaagcaaatttaTAGAGTACATTTACACTTaatatttgtttctaaaataagacagtgcatgaaaatatttacaagaacattgtgaaaaatacataaacacacaatGATGCACTAATGGGCTGGTATGAATCTCTGCCTGGTGGAAGCTATTGATACTGAGCCATAATTGAGTTTGCAAACAATCAATTTGTGGGCGTCTATAGTAGACAGAGTATTGACCAACAGGGAAGCTCCACAACCTTACAGTATGAGTGTCACTTTTGAATCACAATcagattcctttttttaaagcttgttttaaatctcatttctaaagttttttaaaatcatttgaaaaaaaaaacagtttttctcaaaCAGTGTCAGTATTTCTCTGATGTCTTCTGTAAGAAAGTGAAGAGTCTGATAATTGAAACATGTTTAATAATTCAGATGAACACTCTCAAGCAGAATCCCCCCCGATCAAATATTCATACCACGCAGACACACGGGCTCTGGACGCAGCTTGTTGTCAGTGTGTGCCTCTGTACCTGTAGTTGGACCCTCTAGTCCTCAGTTTGCTGTAGCTCAGCCCGGCCAGAAAGCTGATGACCTGGATGGTTTTGCCCAATCCCATCTCGTCTCCCAAGATGCCGCCGGCCTGCTGACAATGAAGTTCCCACATCCAGCGCACACCTGTCTGCTGGTACCTGACAACACAACAAATATGCTCACATCTCACCTAATCAAGAGATTTACTttcacaaaatgtaacttttcagtcagttattaaaaaaaaacttttctgtctttttcctgaaatgttttacttctcaaacacttaaaaaatgtttacaagaatattaaagtttaaacaaaagtcaaatattCATCTGCTAATCCTAATTCAAAGGTTTCAGAAGAAGTGGGTGTGGATCAGTACAAGGTACAATGTTCTGTCACATCACATATCAAAGTATGACATACTGATATGACAGATATGCTGAACTCACTTGTAAAGTTTTTTCCAGAGGAAACCAGGAACTTTGAAGCCTTCGTCAAACTCTGCATCGCTGTCATCCGACAGCTCTTCGCCTCTCTCTCTCCTCTCTTCCCGTTCTCGAAGGCGGTTTCGTTTCCATCTCCTAGTGAGAAAACCAGTTCATAAGGATGACACCTTTGCCCGTTTTGACAGCAATGGTGTTCCAATCATTAACTAAAACATAGAAAGATGAGgcctgaaaacatttttgtctcatttcattcttttgttaaaaaatttgTGGATGGGAAACTTTTTCTAtgaagaaattaatttaaagacatGGAAGATGTATGATTATGAACTTCCTGAAATGTACAATTCCTAGTCTTTAAATGCTTATGACATATTTAAATTTACTATGTTACtatggcaagccacaagctccctgctccacatTTACCTCTCTTCCACgtcacagttttttgttttttttttagaatttcagGGTTGTTTTCTCTTGTATGGTGGAATGTCTCAAGAAAAAGGTAAATGTAAAGAGAATACTTTTAATAGTGTAGGGAAGAGGGCAGTTAGAGGCAGAGTCGTTGTGCTGCAAATGAAGATTGATACAGACAATTAGTAGTGCGCGTTCCCCAGAAAGGTGTGAGGTGCAGAAGATAAGAATCCATCTTCATTTGGGCCCGGTCCTGTCACCCTGCTACGAAACCAGTCCTTTAGCTGGGCCTGGGAGACCACACTCTCTAATTAAGTCAAGACTAAGCATTGGTTCAGTTAATTACACTTTTCTGCCCCCACTCTATCCCTAAACCCAACTAGAAATACCGCCCGCACTAATAATATCATTCTTCGCATTAGCCAGCCTCACCATCCATGCCGTGTCAATGCTGTCGAATTGACATTCAGTCACTTTAGTGTAGAAAAAGGACACATGCCAACACAATTTATTTGACGGCTATAAATATGAAATCTCATTAGGGCTGCTCTTCCATTAATTTGAGCATTAGAATGAGTGAGCATGTAAAGCCATGTGCGGGAAGATAATTAGGCCAGAGCAAGACCAGAGAGGGAACGAGAGCACCGAGTGAATTTGCTAAGTCAAGAAACAGCTGCCAATCTCATCTGGGATTAACTCTCTTTTTTGCACCATGGAGCcagcaaaaacaaactgtttctcCTTAGgtaaagaaaataacaacaatagACCATTTCCACCAGtcattttttctactttgacAATTTGCAGGGATCTACACTAACTTTTCTTTCTAGGAGAACCAAGATGGGAAACCTAAAATCTAGGATCTCTTCTTTACTGTAACATTTTCCCAGTTATTAGTCTCTTTGAAGCAAATTTGtgaaacataatttattttttgtcttctgctgAATCAGTAAAGTTGCTTCTCCTTCACAGATTTGATCATTTCAAATGATGTTCGTTGGTTATGAATGAAACTGTTGCATTAAGGATGAATTCAACACTTAATTTTTTATAGCAGATTCTTTCAAAATCTGGGTTTCATTTCTGAATGATAATGAGCAAATGGTTAAGTTAAGTAACAGCCAGtgatatttgtattattttacaaatgctGAATATTGagatttgtcttttattttgaagagttgtgtttgtttttctttagttttgaatAAATTCACTGCTGTGAGGGAACCACTTGTGTCTGGACGTTCTTCATCGGAATTATTAAAGTATTTCATgtaattcaataaataattttatcatCTGAAATACACAGTAATACCTTATTCGTTGCCTGTAGTACTCCACATCTCCATCGTCCTTATATCTTTTCACTTTACCACTGccatcttcctcttcatctgAACTCCCAGGGTGATATTCTTCATCATTATTTgccttcttcttcctccaacgCTCAGGTTTTCTCTTGTAAGGTTTCAGCTCatactcatcatcatcatcatcctccccAAAGCCCTCAGCCATAGCTTCTCTCTCTTCTTGCTCTGGATCCAGTAGTTCATCACTGGGCAGGTACTCTGATCCCTCACTGTCCGTTTCCTCTCCCTCCGTGtgtctcttcctcttctttttggGCGTCTGGGGCTCAGCTTTGGGTCGAGCTTTAGGATGGGCCTTCAAAGCGGTTATCTGCAGCTTTCGCATGCgcttcttcattttcttgtctttgGATGAGTGAACcgtttttgtggttttactaCTTGTTCCTTCGGTAGAGCTGAAAGAtgagcttttcttcttcttcttcaaaagAGGGACTCTTTTCCTCTCAGTTGCCATCTTGGCCTGATCTGCCAGGTACTGGTCAAATGCAGAGTTCTCAGCCAACATCAGTTTCCGAGGTTCCTTCTTTACCTCTTTCTGTTGTATTCTGGTTCCAAAAGGAGTCATGTGACCTTTCCGAATAAGCTCCTCCCATTCAGTCTCCTGAGCTGGCATGAGCATGCTGCCCAGTGTAGACGGCCCAGGTTCTGGGAGaagacataaatacaaagttagGTCTGAAAATAGAGTTAGTCAAAAAGACATTAGTTTAAGACAATGTGAACAAAAAATTCAGAAGGAATTTGCTTGCAGATCAAAACAGAAGAATTTTTGTCAGATAACTCTACTCGAACATTGAGATGAGGTCTTGATGGTCTGCTGAGGTTCAAACAATGcataagaaagagaaaaaataataatttgaatgaCTAGTGGATATGGATGTTAGTGCCAATAAAGTTGGTCTCATAATTTCAAAATTTAATGATCTGTAGAACCCattctcaaaaaataaataaataaataataaataaaaaagtgtggtGTTAGCAGAAGTTCTTTGGACAAAAATGTCACGCCAAATATTAGAATGTCAGTTAGTAATACAGTCTTAAATGTCTTGACATTAGACAACAATGTAACTCCATTTAGGATATTGAGTCTATGACTTGGAGATTCTCACCAAACTTGAACAAAGCAGAGACATTCTTTGATTTGCTACTGAATTTCAACTGAAGTCAGAATTTAATATCAACCACACAAAAGGATGGATCCATCTGatgtaatttaaaaactatttaaagccATTTCAAATGTACCCCATTcttattttgtgtgtaaaaattaGCAGGATCCCATCACCATGTCTAAATAACTAAATGGACTGAGGTGCTACCATAACAAATGTCTGTGTTAATCACACTTAGTATGACAGGAATTGAAAAATGCCCTTCACACTGCATCAGATCCCGCTGAGGGGAAAAGCAGCATGTCATGGAAATTAAGACACAGCAAGTGTTATTTTCATTAATGATTGGATAAGAAGACTGGTAGCTATAGTAAAGGAATCAAAGTGTTTTTAGTCTTTaccttcatcctcttcatcatcttcagccaAAAGTTCTGCTTCCACTCGCTGAGAGTCCTCTCCTCCCAGGATGGCCTGAAGACGCTTCTGTTTCGCcctgatttttttcagctgtttttcctgaataaaaagattttattctCAATTCTATAGTCTGTATTTGTAACATATTACCATCTAAAAAAGTACACAACTCTTAATTACTgaatttaataaacttttacCTTATTTTCCTTTTGCCTTTTAACAGATTCAATCTTCCGACTTATATCTTTGCTGGATTCTGCATATGGAGACAGCTGCTCTATGATCTTGTTGATTTGCTTCAAAGAGACCATAACAGATCTGAAACACGAAAAGATGAACAAAGACCAGACTTTGTAATTCACACTTCTATAAGATCATCActttaaaatgatataaatataatttctaattgaaaataaaaaaagattaacctAACAAGCTAGATATTTCCAAATCATCCTCATCATCTCAGCCAAAATACTCAGGTACATCCACAGTCTCACACAGTGTTCTTGGTAAAGccacataaattattttttcatttaaaaaaaaaaaaaattaaagttaaactgAAAACTAATAAAGGAGGTGTATTAACATTGCTTTTTAGGCATTGTTCTTTACCTCACATCATCCAGTACAGAATGGTACTCCTTCTCAGCCTCAGCTTTAGCAGCAGCCTGACTAGACTCCTGAATCGCTTCATCCACTTGCCGCAGGACACCTTGTTCAAGTACATCCTGGTCATAAACGGCCACACCAAGACCCAAGAGTTCATCAGCTCCAGAACTGGCAGAGGCTTCCTGGATCCGTTGTCGGTCAATGTGTAATAAGGCTCCTGACCTCTTGCCACCTAAGAGAAGCAAATACAAGCTATTGTGAGCAAATctcctaaaataaacattaaaagttgttaCATTAAGTTACACTTAAGTACTGAAATCTCTTTATCAGTTGCAAAAGCACAACACCCCTCAGTTCTATTTTTACCCTCTAATTCAGTATCACATTAAAGATCCAATCCAatcacattttgatctattgtaaaaatgttagattattatgattctgtttttaggtgaaattaaaaaaaactgtgttgttttctagttcATTACAAGGAGCCTCTGAATAAACTTAACCCCGTTACTATTACCGgtatccatttgtttacactttctcctgctagcttacagctaccccacaaccccaacctaacattactaatacaacaaaaatcaatcaacaatcctttattactcccacaatggggaaattctctattttttttggcGAGAAAAAAGGGAGCTATACAGCAGTgcacaagaaaaacagagacattcatggatctagttgtctgcaagtggatgcatcaaaaacagcagagaagGAAACTGTGGCCCTCTGACtgtagcacctacatcactGTTACAGGCTTTTTTCCAAAGgcgttttttcatctgctcacaATTTGAGTTAAGAAATACcgaaaaacactattttcatttaaatgtatttttatatatgtcatctagtatgaaaaaaaaatggtacaagagcattttgaaaacaccaaaaatgtaattttaattggGGTGGGTATTTAAGTAAATTAATGCAATTTTCTCAATTAGGTTTTagcagaactttttaaaaaaattaatcaccaAGACTTTCTCCCCCTAATATATTACAATTactacagtatatatatatatatgcagcttttctttaaatgactTACCATTGTTGTCTCCGGCCCCAGCGCTGGTGGGATAGGCTGCAGCTGCCTCGGAGCTCTGGGTGTTATCAGGGACAGAGCAAGATGCTTTGCCCCTTGCAGCTCCTTCCTCCTCTGACCATCCCAGCGTGAGGGCAGCACTGGCTGGGCTGGACAGAGAGGAGGACGCCTGCTGCTCGGTGGCTTCGGCAGGCATAATGATGCTTCTGCCAACAGAGTTGTTGGCGTTTCAATCCAGCATCAAGCCAGTTATGAATGTGCAGTACCTAacagggtttaaaaaaaactattttaggaCAGTGTGAAGCAGCAtatcaaaacaaaaccatttaCTATTTACTGAGTTAATTCATAGTAAAAGTTTGAAGGATTACAATGACTGATTTCATAACTGTGTtattagtttgaaaaaataacccCCGAACCGATAAATAATAATACGGCTGGTGATAAGAGaataattaattatcaaatCAACTAAATAAATATCCGTTAGCCAAATATGAGGTTGATTTTCAGGGTTTGTAGAAGTCTTTTGTTTACGTCGCTCCGCTaactagctaagctaacagctGTTTAGACTTGGGAACCGCGTCGGCTTCTATTAAACTATCGGGTCTGATATTACGAAATATAATAACTGTGATATCAGAATTGTTCACATAAAATATAATACCTTAAAATGAAGCGACAATCACAGAAGTCACTCACAGCGTGTGTAGTTACACAACAGCACTAGCTTGAGTTATGTCATGTTTCTGCCCGGACTGCTTCATTGTTTCCGGTGCCGACGAGTACGCTACATCAGTGATATGGAGCGCCCTCTGTAGGTTTACAACTGTAACGTCACCCCATTTTCTAAAACGAAAGCAGATGAAATGATCATTTATAATTTCATTTGAGGAAATCATTTTAATGCTTGTTACAAATTGGCAAGTTTTCAGCCTAAGGTCAAGACTTATTTAACTGCATCTCAAGCACAAAACCCTGATGTGAAATGATTGCCCAACTAATAAAGTATGGATGTCTGCACAAAAGTGTAAAGGCtggaaagaaaatgaagacatatttCAGAAAAGGGGGTAAAACAATATGACTAATAAATTAATTCTGTGTAATTTATCTCACAACTATGAATATTTCAATGTGTTTTAATGGCAAGCAGCATGCATTTAATATGTAATCATTTCCATGATGTGTAAAAATGAATTCTGAAATAATGCCAAGTCTTCTTAAATTTATCTttgtcatttgattttattgatgcttgtttttttatgatttgcaCTTGTATGCTAAAGTATAAATAGCTGAGCACAAGCTAAGAACCTGGTAATGGAAACcatggaaacataaaaaaataagaaaagcacAATATATAGGGGTGAAAtaaccaaaatataaatatgataGGTTCCCACTGATAAAAATAGTGATATCAATAAGTGTTAATAtcctaattttgatttttatatttacagacatatattttttgtctgtaaaaaaaaaaataaaatccaaatgaCCTCTAGATGGCACCACATGATTACTTTATCATGGTTTGAGAAAAACTTGAGCTCAAATTTATTAGAATAGATTCATTATCTATTGTGTGGCAGTGCATCTGTGCTATACAGTCAGTTCTGGTTGCTATATACTGTCTGAACATTACTGCAGCATAAACTAAATTGTGTTTGAAGAAAGCAAAAGCTTTGCAATGCATCATTTCTTTTCAATGTTGAGAAGATTACCCTGTATGCAtgtctaaaatgtaaatatttccaAGTATCTGCATCCAGAGGAAGTTTATTTCTCGTGCCTTGTAATAACAAATGGAGAACTTAATTGAAATATTCTCCCCGTCTTTTACTGTTGATAAATCCTTTGGAGAAGAAAGTGTTCTTTTCAAATCCTATTTTCTGTGTAAGCAAACATTTCTATATTGGAATAGATATTGCTGTCATCCAGTGGTCACGTAGGGCATGAATATTGACAAAATAGCTGAtttgtgagtttgtgtttgtACGTGTGCTTGGAGAGGCCTCCACTGTAAATGTGAATTCTGAAAAAACATaggaaataaactatttaaatgtaGAGACATTCTTTAAAAAGCTCAAAGGTGTGGCAACCTGAGAATTGGGAGTTTATAAATTGACTATAATGAGAATACATTCAtagattaattaatcaaaatcaTAACTACAAGGTT containing:
- the ercc6 gene encoding DNA excision repair protein ERCC-6; translated protein: MPAEATEQQASSSLSSPASAALTLGWSEEEGAARGKASCSVPDNTQSSEAAAAYPTSAGAGDNNGGKRSGALLHIDRQRIQEASASSGADELLGLGVAVYDQDVLEQGVLRQVDEAIQESSQAAAKAEAEKEYHSVLDDVRSVMVSLKQINKIIEQLSPYAESSKDISRKIESVKRQKENKEKQLKKIRAKQKRLQAILGGEDSQRVEAELLAEDDEEDEEPGPSTLGSMLMPAQETEWEELIRKGHMTPFGTRIQQKEVKKEPRKLMLAENSAFDQYLADQAKMATERKRVPLLKKKKKSSSFSSTEGTSSKTTKTVHSSKDKKMKKRMRKLQITALKAHPKARPKAEPQTPKKKRKRHTEGEETDSEGSEYLPSDELLDPEQEEREAMAEGFGEDDDDDEYELKPYKRKPERWRKKKANNDEEYHPGSSDEEEDGSGKVKRYKDDGDVEYYRQRIRRWKRNRLREREERRERGEELSDDSDAEFDEGFKVPGFLWKKLYKYQQTGVRWMWELHCQQAGGILGDEMGLGKTIQVISFLAGLSYSKLRTRGSNYRYAGLGPTVIVCPATVMHQWVKEFHTWWPPFRVAVLHETGSFTSKKEKLIPEIASCHGILITSYSAVRNLQDILIRYDWHYIILDEGHKIRNPNAAVTTACKQFHTPHRFILSGSPMQNNLKELWSLFDFVFPGKLGTLPVFMEQFSVPITMGGYSNASPVQVQTAYKCACVLRDTINPYLLRRMKADVKANLSLPDKNEQVLFCRLTEEQRQVYQSFLDSKEVYQILNGDMQVFSGLIALRKICNHPDLFSGGPRMLKGIPEDQLTEEEHFGFWKRSGKLIVVESLLRLWFKQGHRVLLFSQSRQMLDILEVFVMENNYSYLKMDGTTTIASRQPLIARFNQDKSIFIFLLTTKVGGLGVNLTGANRVIIYDPDWNPSTDTQARERAWRIGQTMQVTIYRLLTAGTIEEKIYHRQIFKQFLTNRVLKDPKQRRFFKSNDIYELFTLADPDGSQGTETSAIFAGTGSDVKVPKKPERPKSTYNYSHSSANQREAAPTRKHSSSEDTPIFKSGRSLPSQGKSSAFTDSNSINQNGSVEETNIPEENNNKESHRVSTAANNSVLKNNHQHKDLLSSPQKHREKRKHCDSDEKRKHKKTKRSREARFEGHRISHLVKKRAFKKEEAEENGANDQKKSDDYVLSKLLKKSGIHSVMQHDTIMESSNPDYVLVEAEANRVAKDALKALKISRQQCRLPYNRPPPPPARKRFGQKKNSLLVGPSVQSTTTPIKCKDSSIIKKSASKKPGAGAHFSGEGAEGDSNSTPLSSASLLAKMRARNHISSLSSRRDDEEEGEDDSEAPGTSSPPAPSTEHDELLVDLRNFVAFQANVDGQATTQEVLDYFKPRLTQEQVPVFRELLRSICFFHRTSGQEGIWKLKEHFR